In Spirochaetota bacterium, one genomic interval encodes:
- a CDS encoding GNAT family N-acetyltransferase, giving the protein MNAYSGPLRFRSAVRGDAAGIARVCYHTGYHGEDLEGSGRFDDRRLLALLFASYYTLYEPWNAFVAVDADDRVAGYILGTTDSRAQARRFRRRMIPRIVLRALAVSWWRYPESFRALSHFRRISATQGAMDDVFEAYPAHLHINLLAGFQRGGAGSVLMELFEARVRAAGVAGIHLSTSMRNEKALPFYRKHGFIQERTLGPGLWPDAPDARALLFVKSLAGR; this is encoded by the coding sequence ATGAACGCTTATTCAGGACCGCTCCGTTTCCGTTCGGCCGTGCGCGGGGATGCCGCCGGCATAGCCCGGGTGTGTTACCATACCGGCTACCATGGCGAGGACCTCGAAGGAAGCGGCCGCTTCGATGACCGCAGGCTTCTCGCATTGCTCTTCGCGAGCTACTATACGCTTTATGAACCGTGGAACGCGTTCGTCGCCGTCGACGCCGATGACCGCGTTGCGGGCTACATTCTGGGCACTACCGATTCGCGCGCCCAGGCGCGCCGCTTCCGTCGCCGAATGATCCCGCGGATCGTTCTGCGCGCCCTGGCGGTGAGCTGGTGGCGCTATCCGGAGTCCTTTAGGGCGCTGTCGCATTTCCGCCGGATTAGCGCCACCCAGGGCGCCATGGATGACGTGTTCGAGGCCTATCCGGCGCACCTTCATATCAATCTGCTCGCCGGATTCCAGCGTGGCGGGGCCGGCTCGGTCCTCATGGAGCTCTTCGAAGCGCGTGTTCGCGCCGCGGGGGTCGCCGGCATACACCTGTCTACCTCCATGCGCAACGAAAAGGCGCTGCCGTTTTATCGGAAGCACGGATTTATACAGGAGCGCACGCTCGGGCCGGGGCTGTGGCCCGACGCCCCGGACGCGCGCGCGCTTCTCTTTGTAAAGAGTCTCGCCGGACGCTGA